CCTGAATATGACTGTTGTGCATTTCGATCACTCTCGTGGCAATGAAGAAGCGCAGGAAGAGAGTTCCACGACGCCGAATATCCGCGTGATTCTGGCGGATTCGCAGGCGATCTACCGCGTTGGAATGAAGAAGGTCTTTGCGCTGGAAGACGACATCCGCGTGGTGGCGCAGGTGGAGACGTTGAGCAATCTCTACGCGGCCCTGGAGCGCTATCCGACCGACGTTGTCGTGCTGGAGGGCCAGCTGATCGCCGGTACGATCGACGCGATTCCGTCGCTGGTGCGGCAGGCCCCGGACGCCAAGCTGATCGTGCAGGTGACGGAGACCGACGAGGCGAACACGGTGGAGATGTACCGGCGCGGCGTGCGCGGCGTAGTTCCGCGTTCGATCTCTCCGGACCTGCTGGTGAAGTGCGTTCGCAAGATCGCCGAGGGCGAGACGTGGATCGACAACAAGTCGATCAACTGGGTGATTGAGGCCTACCGGGCGCAGGCTACGACGCTGACCGATCCTCGCGTGCAGCCGAAGCTCTCGAAGAAGGAGCTGGCGATCATCAGCTGCATTACTCGAGGCATGCGCAACAAGGAGATCGCCTACCAGATCGGCACGACGGAGCAGGTGATCAAGAATTATCTGCGCAAGGTCTACGACAAGCTGGGAGTCTCGGACCGCCTGGAGCTGGCGCTCTATTGTCTGCACCATGAGTTGCTGAAGAAGTATGGGCAGGAGACAGAGGCGGCGATGGTTCCGAATACAGAACCCACGCAGCCATTGCGGGCGAAGATGTAGCTGTGGACTTGTAACGAGGTCCGAAATGATAAGAGCCGGAGAATCTTCTCCGGCTCTTATCTTTTTTGCGTTGTTTGTTACTGCTTGTCGATTTCGACGTCGATGGAGAACTTGACGTCGTCGCCGACGATAGCGGAGCCGAACTTGGAGCCGAAGTTGAAGTCAGAGCGCTTGACGATTCCCTCGGCGGAGAAGCCGCTGCGTGTCTGACCCTTGTCGTCTGTCTGCGCAGGCGCCGGGCCGTCGACATCGAGCGTGACCGGCTTCGTGACACCGTGAAGGGTGAGTTCACCGTTGAGCTGCAGCTTGCCACCGTTGTTGGTGAGTGAAGTGGACTTGAAGGAGAGGGTGGGGAACTTGTCGACCTCAAAGAAGTCGGGCGACTTGAGGTGCTTGTCGCGGGCGTCGACGCCGGTGGAGACAGTGGTGGTATCGACCGTAGCCGTGACGGAGGACTTGGTGATGTCCTTGTCGTTAAGGCTGATCGTTCCCTTGACTCCGGCGAGCGAGCCGTGGACGTTGGAGACTCCCATGTGACGCGTCGTGAAGTTGACGCTGGAATGTGCGGGATCGATGGTCCAGGTGGAGGTCTGTGCAAAGGCCCCTGCGCTGGCCACGGAGAGGGCAGCCGCAGTTACAGCCAACAAAAGCTTTCTCATTTGATATTCCTCGTGCTTTCTATTTCGATGTGAGATTGCAATGGGAGTTTGCAGTAGGATTGGATGCTCCTGTTTCTGGAGCCGATGCAAACAATCTGCTCCGATCTAACTCGAATCATCACAGTAATTTACGGAAGGCTGGTTTGTCAGAAGGTAAATGTCTTTGTTAAAACGAGTTTAAAACCTATGTGTAGTGTGGGCAGATGCTAGCATCTGGCGATATGGCACTGCTGCGCGAACTGCGATCGCTGAACGCGGCCCAGAAAAGTACCTTCACTGCATGCTTTCTTGGATGGACGCTGGATGCGTTCGATTTCTTCCTGCTGACGGTGTGCCTGAAGGCGATCGCGGCGGACTTTCACACCGGCATTAAACAGATCGCCGAGGCGATCTTCTGGACCCTGGTGATGCGGCCGCTTGGGGCGTTGATCTTCGGCATGATGGCGGAGCGGTTCGGCAGGCGGCCGACGCTGATGCTGAACATCGTGTGCTTTTCAGTCTTTGAACTGTCGTCGGCCTTTGCGCCGACGCTGACGAGCTTCATGGTGTGCCGCGCGCTGTTCGGGATTGCGATGGGAGGAGAATGGGGCGTGGGAGCGGCGCTGGCGCTGGAGTCGTTGCCGGCCTCGGGGCGCGGGTTCTTCTCGGGTCTGCTGCAGCAGGGGTATGTTTTCGGCAACCTGCTGGCGGCGGCGCTCTACGGCGCGGTCTTTCCGCACCTGCATGGGCAGGGAATGCTGACGAACTGGCGGGTGATGTTCATGATCGGCGCGCTGCCGGCTCTGCTGGCGTTTTACATGCAATTCAAGGTTGAGGAGTCGCCGGTCTGGAAGGAGGCTGAGAAGAGGCGCGAAGAGAGTGCGACGCGCAGAGGGGGAGTTCCGCTGCGAACTCTGCTGACGTATCTGCCGACGTTTCTGTTTCTCGTCCTTCTGATGACGGCGTTCAACTCGTTCAGTCATGGAACGCAGGACCTTTATCCGACGCTGCTCGAGAAGGACCATGGTCTGGCGCCGGGCCGGGTTGGGCTGATCGTAGTGATCAGCAACATTGGGGCGATTGCCGGAGGGGTCTGCTGTGGGGCGGCGTCGGAGAGATTTGGCCGGCGGAGGGCGATTGTGTTCGCAGCGCTGGCAGCTATGCCGGTGATCCCGCTTTGGGCGTGGTCGCACTCGGCGCCACTGCTGGCAGTGGGAGGGTTTCTGATGCAGTTTGCGGTTCAGGGAGCGTGGGGCGTGGTTCCGGCTCACCTGAGTGAGCTGTCGCCAGGGCCGGTGCGGGCAGTGTTTCCGGGGTTTGCGTATCAGCTGGGGAATCTGTGCTCGTCGCGGAACGGGGTCTTTCAGGCGCAGCTTGCGAGCCGGTTCTCGGGCGGGACACTGAACGCGGTGATGTCGGCGACGGTGGTGGTGGCAGCGTGCATGGTGGCCCTGGTGGCGGCTCTGGGGCGAGAGGCGCGCGGCGAGGCGTGGCAGCATGAGGCTGAAAAGGAGCATGTTGCCTGAGCAGAAGACGGCGGACAGGGACAAGATGTATTCTTCTGCTGGCTTGTAGTTTGGCCGAGGGTGTATGGGGATTGTGGAATCGAGTCTGACTGCGGCACAGAGACGACTTACGGTCGCAGCGCCGTTTTTGATTGAGCAGGATTGGAACGCCTACACGCCGGAGCAGCATGCGGTGTGGGCAGAGCTGGTGAGCCGACGGATGCCGCAGCTCAGGGAGCATGCCTGCCAGGAGTACCTGGATGGATTTGACGTGATTGGGCTCAAGGAAGATCAGTTGCCCGATCTGAAGGCGGTGAGCGCGCGGCTGGCCCCGAGGACGGGGTGGCAGTCGACGCCTGTGAGCGGTTTTCTGCCACCGGATGCGTTCTTCGAGATGCTTGCGGCGCGGATGTTTCCGACGACGACCTGGCTACGGAGCAGGGAGTCGCTGGAGTACACGCCGGAGCCGGACATCTTTCACGACGTCTTCGGCCACGTGCCGATGCATGCGCATCCGGTTTTCGGGGACTTTCTGCAGCACTACGGCAAGGTTTGCGCGGGGTTGATGGCTGATCCTGTGGCGCTGGAGCGGATGGGGCGGGTGTTCTGGTTCACGGTGGAGTTTGGGGTGATCCGGCAGAAGGGCGAGTTAAAGGTGTATGGCAGCGGGCTGATCAGCTCCCATGGCGAGTGCACTCGCGTGCTCGCGGGTGGGTGCGAGATTAGGGACTTCGATCTCGATGAAGTGATGAACCAGAAGTTCGATACCGGCGCGATGCAGCCTGTGCTCTATGCTGTCGAGTCGTTCGAGCAGGTCTACGAGGCGACGAAGATGGCGGAGAAGCGGCTGGGCTAGGACTGCCGGTTACAGCTTCTTTTTTGGCAGAAGACTGGTGAGAGTCGTCTCCATCTTGTTCAGATCGGTCTCGCCCTGGTAGCGGGCGAGGATCTTGCCTTCAGGGCTGATGAGATAGCTGATGGGAAGGCCAAGGACGCCGCCGTAGAGCTCGCCGAGGTGCTCGTCTCCCATGACGACTGGATAGGTGAGTTGTTGCTTGCCGACGAACTTTTTTACTGGGGATGCGTCGTCGTCCATCGAGACGCCGATGACCTCGAGGCCTTGCGGGCCGTACTTCGTCTGCCAGCCGGAGAAGCGTGGGATCTCCGCGATGCAGGGACCGCACCATGTGGCCCAGAAGTTGAGCAAAACGAGCTTTCCGCGGTAGCTGCTCAGGCGGATAGTCTTGCCGTCGAGGCTGGTGCGGGTGAAGTCCGGGGCGTTGTGAAGCGCTGGCTGCGTGGCGGGCTTCTGCGCCTGCTGCGCCGACACAGAGAACGGAGCGGCGAGGAGTGCTGCCGCGAGGAGAGCTTTACTGGCGAGGTGGATCTTCATCAGCGGCCCTTGGCGACGGGGTAGCCCTTGCTAACCCAGTTGGCGCCGAAGTTGTCGGCGATGTAGAGGACCTTGAGATGGGTGAAGCCCTGGGAGTGAAGCAGGTTATACGCGGGGGCGATGTTGGGGCAGCGCTCCCAGGGGCAGCAGCCGCAGTAGAGGACGATGGCGGTGTTTTTGGGAAGGCTGGCGACGCGGTCTTTGAGGGTCTGGAGGCCTGCGTCCAGGCCGGTGGGGCCGGCGTATTCGGAGCCGGGGATGTGGGCCTCGGCGAAGAGGACGTGCGAGCCGACCTGGAGGATGAGCGGCTTCGGCGAGGCGGATTGCAGGCTTGCCGCGAGGTCCGCGGGCTGGATGAGATCGGCCGTGGGGATGGACGACGCCGAGATGTGCTGGTTTTGCGCGAGGCCGAGGTGGGCCTGAAGGGCGATCAGGATGGCGGCGACGAAGAGGAGAGGATGCCGGTGCGGCTGCATGCGAACAAGCTTCATTGCTTCAGTTTATCCGTTACCTGGAGGTTGTCTGAAGAGCTGGGCCGATGAGCAGGATGACGGGAGCCGGGCCGATGGGGTCGCTGGTGAGTGTGGCGAGGGTGGCGGTGTGGATGTGTTCCTCGGCGGTGGAGGCCTTGGAGACGGCGGCACAGGGTGTCTCGGGAGGAACACCTGAGGCGATGAGGTCTGCGGCGAGAGTTTCGAAATCGCGGCCGGGCATGTAAATGACAAGGGTCGCTCCCGCAGGCACCGTGCCGTGCCAGCTCGGAGTCAGCTCGACCTTGCCGGCGGCGTGGTGTGCGGTGGCGAGGATGAGCTTTGAGGAGCTGGCGCGGTCGGTGAGCGGCGTGCGCAGCGACGCGGCGACGGCGAAGGCGGTGGTGATGCCGGGGACGATCTCGAAGGGGAGGTTGTTCTCGCGGAGGAAGGCGATCTCCTCGCCGGCGCGGCCGAAGACGAGCGGATCGCCGGACTTGAGCCGCAATACGGAGCTGCCCGCGCTCGCGTGTTCGAGCATGAGGGCGTGAATCCCGGCCTGGGTGATGCGCGGCTGGCCGCAGCGCTTCCCGACGGGGATGATGTTTGCAGTGGGGCTGGCGAACTCGAGGATCTCGTCGGTGACGAGGTCGTCAGGGAGGATGACGTCGGCGGTCTGAAGGAGCTGGACGGCGCGCAGAGTGAGAAGGTCAGGGTCGCCGGGGCCTGCTCCGGCGAGGTAGACGTGTCCGGGTTGCGCCTCGCGTCCGTTCATCGGCTGGGCTCACCTTGTGCGGGCTTGGGATTGGTGAGGGCGTGGTTGCGGGCCATGATGCGCGATGGGCACTGGTCGTAGGCGCAGACCTCGCGCTGGGCGAGTTGGTGCAGGAAGAGGCGGCGTTCCTCGTTGAGCGGCTCGGCGGCGACGACCTCGCGGCGGAGGTTTCCGAGTTCGGCGAGCCAGTCGCCGAGGTCGAGGGGGAGCTGTTCGTGGAGCTGCTTGCGAAGCTGCTGCGCGAGCGCGGGGGAGTGGCCCGCGGTTGAGATGGCAATCTGCAGATCGCCGCGGCGGACGACGGAGGGGAAGTAGAAGTCGCAGAAGGGAGGATCGTCAACGGCGTTGCAGAGGACGCCAGAGGATTCGGCTTCGGCGAAGACGGCGCGGTTGACGGCGGGGTCGTTGGTGGCGGCTACGACAAGGAAGGCTCCGGCGAGGTCGCCTTGCTGGTAGGGGCGGGCGTGGTAGGTGAGCTCGCCCTCATCTGCGAGATTGCGAATGCGCTCGCTGGCCGCAGGCGCGATGACGCTGATGTGTGCGCTGGCGGCCTGCAGCGACTCGATCTTCGATTCGGCGAGGTGCCCCGCGCCGACGACGACGCAGGGCCGACCGGTGAGTTTGAGGAAGATCGGGAACAGGGACATGCGATTAGGCTACTACTCTCCAGGTGCGAAGCGGCCCGCTCCGACTGGCGGAGCGTCGCGCTCGACTGGGTCGATGATCTCGCCGGCGAGTTGGGCGCGGAGAGTGTCGTCGTCGGTGCGGTCGAAGTAGGAGCGCAGATCTTCGCCTTCGTTGCGTTCTGCGAGGTAGACATTGAGCAAGCGCTCGATGGCAGCGGGAACGTCCTCGGAGGCGGCGCGGTAGCCGAGCGGGCGTGCGGGACGGGCGTACTTGCCGACGGAGCCTCCGACGCAGAAGAAGAAGGCGTCGACCACCTGGCCGTCTTTCTTGATCTTCTTGCCCTCAAGGCCGATGTCGGCGATCCAGTGCTGGCCGCAGGAGTTGGTGCAGCCGGTGACGTGGAGTCGAATCTGCTGGTCGAAGCCGGGCAGGCGCTCCTCAAGCTCAGAGACGAGCCAGGTGTTGAAACCCTTGGTTTCGGCGATGGCGAGCTTGCAGAACTCGGTGCCGGTGCAGGCGACGGCCCCGCGCCAGAAGGGTGAGACGTCGACGTTGAGGCCGAG
The Edaphobacter bradus genome window above contains:
- the cobA gene encoding uroporphyrinogen-III C-methyltransferase; this translates as MNGREAQPGHVYLAGAGPGDPDLLTLRAVQLLQTADVILPDDLVTDEILEFASPTANIIPVGKRCGQPRITQAGIHALMLEHASAGSSVLRLKSGDPLVFGRAGEEIAFLRENNLPFEIVPGITTAFAVAASLRTPLTDRASSSKLILATAHHAAGKVELTPSWHGTVPAGATLVIYMPGRDFETLAADLIASGVPPETPCAAVSKASTAEEHIHTATLATLTSDPIGPAPVILLIGPALQTTSR
- a CDS encoding MFS transporter, yielding MALLRELRSLNAAQKSTFTACFLGWTLDAFDFFLLTVCLKAIAADFHTGIKQIAEAIFWTLVMRPLGALIFGMMAERFGRRPTLMLNIVCFSVFELSSAFAPTLTSFMVCRALFGIAMGGEWGVGAALALESLPASGRGFFSGLLQQGYVFGNLLAAALYGAVFPHLHGQGMLTNWRVMFMIGALPALLAFYMQFKVEESPVWKEAEKRREESATRRGGVPLRTLLTYLPTFLFLVLLMTAFNSFSHGTQDLYPTLLEKDHGLAPGRVGLIVVISNIGAIAGGVCCGAASERFGRRRAIVFAALAAMPVIPLWAWSHSAPLLAVGGFLMQFAVQGAWGVVPAHLSELSPGPVRAVFPGFAYQLGNLCSSRNGVFQAQLASRFSGGTLNAVMSATVVVAACMVALVAALGREARGEAWQHEAEKEHVA
- a CDS encoding precorrin-2 dehydrogenase/sirohydrochlorin ferrochelatase family protein encodes the protein MSLFPIFLKLTGRPCVVVGAGHLAESKIESLQAASAHISVIAPAASERIRNLADEGELTYHARPYQQGDLAGAFLVVAATNDPAVNRAVFAEAESSGVLCNAVDDPPFCDFYFPSVVRRGDLQIAISTAGHSPALAQQLRKQLHEQLPLDLGDWLAELGNLRREVVAAEPLNEERRLFLHQLAQREVCAYDQCPSRIMARNHALTNPKPAQGEPSR
- a CDS encoding YceI family protein, with the protein product MRKLLLAVTAAALSVASAGAFAQTSTWTIDPAHSSVNFTTRHMGVSNVHGSLAGVKGTISLNDKDITKSSVTATVDTTTVSTGVDARDKHLKSPDFFEVDKFPTLSFKSTSLTNNGGKLQLNGELTLHGVTKPVTLDVDGPAPAQTDDKGQTRSGFSAEGIVKRSDFNFGSKFGSAIVGDDVKFSIDVEIDKQ
- a CDS encoding rhodanese-like domain-containing protein, coding for MKLVRMQPHRHPLLFVAAILIALQAHLGLAQNQHISASSIPTADLIQPADLAASLQSASPKPLILQVGSHVLFAEAHIPGSEYAGPTGLDAGLQTLKDRVASLPKNTAIVLYCGCCPWERCPNIAPAYNLLHSQGFTHLKVLYIADNFGANWVSKGYPVAKGR
- a CDS encoding response regulator transcription factor, which gives rise to MTVVHFDHSRGNEEAQEESSTTPNIRVILADSQAIYRVGMKKVFALEDDIRVVAQVETLSNLYAALERYPTDVVVLEGQLIAGTIDAIPSLVRQAPDAKLIVQVTETDEANTVEMYRRGVRGVVPRSISPDLLVKCVRKIAEGETWIDNKSINWVIEAYRAQATTLTDPRVQPKLSKKELAIISCITRGMRNKEIAYQIGTTEQVIKNYLRKVYDKLGVSDRLELALYCLHHELLKKYGQETEAAMVPNTEPTQPLRAKM
- a CDS encoding peroxiredoxin family protein, with product MKIHLASKALLAAALLAAPFSVSAQQAQKPATQPALHNAPDFTRTSLDGKTIRLSSYRGKLVLLNFWATWCGPCIAEIPRFSGWQTKYGPQGLEVIGVSMDDDASPVKKFVGKQQLTYPVVMGDEHLGELYGGVLGLPISYLISPEGKILARYQGETDLNKMETTLTSLLPKKKL
- a CDS encoding phenylalanine 4-monooxygenase, coding for MGIVESSLTAAQRRLTVAAPFLIEQDWNAYTPEQHAVWAELVSRRMPQLREHACQEYLDGFDVIGLKEDQLPDLKAVSARLAPRTGWQSTPVSGFLPPDAFFEMLAARMFPTTTWLRSRESLEYTPEPDIFHDVFGHVPMHAHPVFGDFLQHYGKVCAGLMADPVALERMGRVFWFTVEFGVIRQKGELKVYGSGLISSHGECTRVLAGGCEIRDFDLDEVMNQKFDTGAMQPVLYAVESFEQVYEATKMAEKRLG